In a genomic window of Ralstonia insidiosa:
- the cphA gene encoding cyanophycin synthetase → MEVSRIRALRGPNLWCRHTAIEAIVACSDQSLLLTELPGFEDRLRARFPAIGPLRPDDEADAPSMAHALEAAALGLQAAAGCPVTFSHTEPTLEPGTYQVVVEYTEEEVGRLAFELAGQLCLAARDDQPFDLDDALHRLRDLDEDVRLGPSTGSIVYAAVARGIPYRRLTQGSMVQFGWGSKQRRIQAAETDMTSAVAESIAQDKDLTKTLLHAAGVPVPLGRSVRSAEEAWEAAQEINGPVVVKPRDGNQGKGVAVRIRTQEEVKTAYEVAADISSDVIVERYIPGHDFRLLVVGKHLVAAARRDPPQVIGDGKHTVRELVDEVNRDPRRGEGHATSLTKIRFDDIALATLAKQGLSADAVPPKGTRVVLRNNANLSTGGAATDVTDDVHPAIAARAVAAAQMVGLDICGVDAVCETMLKPFEDQAGGIVEVNAAPGLRMHLQPSYGKGRAVGEAIISTMFADGDDGRIPLVAVSGTNGKTTTVRLITHLLASSGLRMGMTGTDGVYIQGQRIDTGDCSGPRSARNVLLHPDVDAAVFETARGGLLREGLAFDRCDVAVVTNVGEGDHLGLNYISTVEDLAVLKSVIVQNVAPKGMAVLNAADPMVARMADACPGSITFFAQDVGLPTMALHRAQGKRVVFVDGAEIVATEGANETRIALADIPLTRNGTIGFQVENAMSSIAAAWALGIDWAVIRRGLATFVNDAATAPGRFNLFDYKGATLIADYGHNPDAIQALCNAVATMPAKRRSVVISGAGDRRDEDIRKQTQILGGVFDDVLLYEDQCQRGREDGEVLALLREGLHGAERTSRIDEIRGEFLAIDTALGRLQPGDLCLILIDQVEEALEHIAKRVAE, encoded by the coding sequence ATGGAAGTCTCTCGTATCCGGGCCTTGCGCGGCCCGAATCTCTGGTGTCGTCACACGGCCATCGAAGCCATCGTGGCCTGCTCGGACCAATCGCTCCTGTTGACCGAGCTGCCGGGTTTTGAAGACCGCCTGCGTGCGCGTTTTCCGGCCATCGGCCCGCTGCGGCCGGATGACGAAGCCGATGCGCCGTCGATGGCGCACGCGCTGGAAGCTGCCGCGCTGGGCCTGCAGGCTGCTGCCGGTTGCCCGGTCACGTTCAGCCACACTGAGCCAACGCTCGAACCCGGCACGTACCAGGTCGTTGTCGAATACACCGAAGAGGAAGTGGGGCGACTGGCGTTTGAGCTGGCTGGCCAACTTTGCCTAGCGGCGCGTGATGACCAGCCGTTCGATCTGGACGACGCACTGCACCGCCTGCGCGACCTGGATGAAGACGTGCGCCTGGGACCGAGCACCGGGTCCATCGTCTACGCCGCCGTGGCGCGCGGCATTCCGTACCGCCGCCTCACGCAGGGCTCGATGGTCCAGTTCGGCTGGGGCAGCAAGCAGCGCCGCATCCAGGCGGCCGAGACCGACATGACCAGCGCCGTGGCCGAATCCATTGCGCAGGACAAGGACCTGACGAAGACGTTGCTGCATGCCGCAGGTGTGCCGGTGCCGCTTGGCCGTTCGGTGCGCAGCGCCGAAGAGGCCTGGGAAGCCGCGCAGGAAATCAACGGCCCGGTGGTGGTCAAGCCGCGTGATGGCAACCAGGGCAAGGGTGTGGCGGTGCGCATCCGCACGCAGGAAGAAGTGAAGACCGCCTACGAAGTGGCGGCCGACATCTCGTCGGACGTGATCGTCGAGCGCTACATCCCCGGCCACGATTTCCGTCTGCTGGTGGTGGGCAAGCACTTGGTGGCGGCCGCGCGCCGCGACCCGCCGCAAGTCATTGGCGACGGCAAGCACACGGTCCGCGAGCTGGTCGACGAGGTGAACCGCGACCCGCGCCGTGGTGAAGGGCATGCCACGTCGCTCACGAAGATCCGCTTTGACGACATTGCACTGGCCACGCTCGCCAAGCAGGGCCTGAGCGCCGACGCCGTGCCGCCGAAGGGCACGCGCGTGGTGCTGCGCAACAACGCGAACCTCTCCACGGGCGGTGCGGCAACCGACGTGACTGACGACGTCCACCCGGCCATCGCGGCGCGTGCCGTGGCGGCTGCGCAGATGGTTGGGCTCGACATCTGCGGTGTGGATGCCGTTTGCGAAACGATGCTCAAGCCGTTTGAAGACCAGGCTGGCGGCATTGTAGAAGTCAACGCCGCACCGGGTTTGCGCATGCACCTGCAGCCGTCATACGGCAAGGGCCGCGCGGTGGGCGAAGCCATCATTTCCACGATGTTTGCCGATGGCGACGATGGCCGTATCCCCCTGGTGGCTGTCTCCGGCACCAACGGCAAGACGACGACGGTGCGCCTGATCACCCACCTGCTGGCCTCTAGCGGCCTGCGCATGGGCATGACCGGCACCGATGGCGTGTACATCCAGGGCCAGCGTATCGACACCGGTGATTGCAGCGGCCCGCGCAGCGCCCGCAACGTGCTGCTGCACCCCGACGTGGATGCCGCCGTGTTCGAAACCGCGCGCGGCGGCCTGTTGCGCGAAGGCCTGGCCTTCGACCGCTGCGATGTCGCCGTGGTGACCAACGTGGGTGAAGGCGACCACCTGGGCCTGAACTACATCAGCACGGTAGAAGACCTGGCTGTGCTCAAGAGCGTGATCGTGCAGAACGTGGCGCCCAAGGGTATGGCTGTGCTCAACGCCGCCGACCCGATGGTCGCGCGCATGGCCGATGCCTGCCCAGGTTCGATCACGTTCTTTGCGCAGGACGTTGGCCTGCCGACCATGGCACTGCATCGTGCGCAGGGCAAGCGCGTGGTGTTTGTCGATGGCGCAGAGATTGTGGCCACCGAAGGCGCCAACGAAACGCGCATCGCACTGGCCGACATTCCGCTCACGCGCAACGGCACGATCGGCTTCCAGGTTGAGAACGCCATGTCGTCGATTGCTGCCGCTTGGGCGCTCGGCATCGACTGGGCGGTCATCCGCCGCGGGCTGGCCACGTTTGTGAACGACGCCGCCACGGCGCCGGGGCGCTTCAACCTGTTCGATTACAAGGGCGCTACGCTTATTGCTGACTACGGCCACAACCCGGATGCCATTCAGGCGCTGTGCAACGCCGTGGCAACGATGCCGGCCAAGCGTCGCTCGGTGGTGATCAGCGGGGCGGGTGACCGTCGTGATGAGGACATCCGCAAGCAGACGCAGATTCTTGGTGGCGTGTTTGATGATGTGCTGCTGTATGAGGATCAGTGTCAGCGTGGGCGTGAGGATGGTGAGGTGCTGGCGCTGCTGCGTGAGGGGTTGCACGGTGCTGAGCGCACCAGCCGCATTGATGAAATTCGTGGTGAGTTTCTGGCGATTGATACGGCGCTTGGTCGCTTACAGCCTGGTGACCTCTGTCTGATCCTGATCGATCAGGTGGAAGAGGCGCTGGAGCATATTGCTAAGCGCGTTGCTGAGTAA
- a CDS encoding flavin reductase family protein — MSDPIKLAPVELAKSYRLLNHGPTTLVTSAHNGVRNVMAAAWAMPLDFDPPKVLLVVDSRTLTRELIEASGVFALNIPTRAIAETTLTVGTLTGRDGDKFDALGIATTPARTIDVPLVAGCAAWLECRVIPEPHNEKRYDLFIAEVTAAWADPALFSNGRWHFTDAGSKTVHYLAGGAFFETGDAFNVEAKQP; from the coding sequence ATGTCCGATCCCATCAAGCTAGCTCCGGTAGAGCTGGCAAAGTCCTATCGCCTCCTGAACCACGGCCCGACCACACTGGTCACGAGCGCCCACAACGGCGTACGCAACGTGATGGCCGCCGCTTGGGCCATGCCACTCGACTTCGACCCACCTAAGGTGCTGCTGGTAGTCGACAGCCGCACTCTTACGCGCGAGTTGATCGAAGCCTCCGGCGTGTTCGCCCTCAATATCCCCACCCGTGCAATTGCCGAAACCACACTGACCGTTGGCACGCTCACCGGCCGCGATGGCGACAAGTTCGATGCGTTAGGCATCGCCACCACGCCCGCCCGCACCATCGACGTGCCGCTGGTGGCCGGTTGCGCAGCGTGGCTCGAATGCCGCGTCATTCCCGAGCCGCACAACGAAAAGCGCTACGACCTTTTCATTGCCGAAGTCACAGCTGCGTGGGCGGACCCTGCGCTGTTCAGCAATGGCCGCTGGCACTTCACAGATGCCGGCAGCAAGACCGTGCACTACCTCGCAGGTGGTGCCTTCTTTGAAACGGGCGATGCATTCAACGTGGAAGCCAAGCAGCCATGA
- the cphA gene encoding cyanophycin synthetase, whose amino-acid sequence MKKKDIEILDVMSLRGPNMWTYRPVLEAWVDIGELEDFPSNTIPGFYERLSTWLPTLIEHRCSPGVRGGFLMRLKEGTWPGHILEHVTLELQNLAGMPGGFGKARETPIRGVYKVIVRAWHEDVTRAALFAARDLVMAAIEDRPFDVDAAVETLRDMVDDQCLGPSTACIVDAADDRGIPSIRLSDGNLVQLGYGARQRRIWTAETDRTSAIAESISRDKDLTKSLLQSCGVPVPEGRMVDSAEDAWEAAEDIGVPVVVKPYDGNHGRGVFTNLMTREEVETAYAVAIEEGNGVIVERFVSGNEHRLLVVGGRVAAAAMGETASVVGDGTSTIEELIESQINADPRRGPTEEHPLNPVRLDSAARLELKRQGYADGTAVPPAGRTVLIQRNGNVAFDVTDRVHPSVAAHVSLAARVVGLDIAGVDLVAEDISRPLDEQRGAVVEVNAGPGLLMHIRPAQGEPRPVGRAIVDHLFSGKDGVQDDGRIPIVGITGTNGKTVVAKLVAQLLQLSGKHTGLGCSDGLYLDHRQVEGTARSDRAAWDACHRILMNRAVEAAVFENDSGMILSQGLPYDRCQVGVVTNFDKPDHLGDFYVEDEDRMYSVLRTQIDVVLKTGVGVLNAADARLVEMAELCDGEVIFFALSGDLPAIAAHRAEGKRAVFVRDGKVVLATGQTEVALADVSAIPLAYAGRVPFQIENVLAAVATGWALGISHELIRAGIVTFDVGQVDVPGRFTLFQHNGATIVVDDAHNASALQALAGALDNFPAERRTLVFGAGLQRRDEDLVAQGTVIGQTFDRVLLCEDASVKRADAQFEPQARALLKQGMQQGGRVAEVVIDGGKRQDAVEAALSQLAPGDLLVLQCDECAIDATVEQVHQWMGRTEHRA is encoded by the coding sequence ATGAAGAAGAAGGACATTGAGATTCTCGATGTCATGTCGCTGCGCGGCCCGAATATGTGGACATATCGGCCAGTGCTGGAGGCATGGGTCGACATTGGTGAATTGGAGGATTTCCCCTCCAACACGATTCCGGGGTTCTATGAGCGCCTGTCGACGTGGCTGCCAACGCTGATCGAGCACCGCTGCAGCCCCGGCGTGCGCGGCGGCTTCCTGATGCGCTTGAAGGAAGGCACCTGGCCGGGTCACATCCTGGAGCACGTCACGCTCGAGCTGCAGAACCTGGCCGGCATGCCGGGCGGCTTTGGCAAGGCCCGCGAGACCCCGATCCGCGGCGTCTACAAGGTGATCGTGCGTGCCTGGCACGAAGACGTGACCCGCGCAGCACTGTTTGCGGCGCGGGACCTCGTCATGGCCGCCATTGAAGATCGCCCGTTCGACGTGGATGCGGCGGTCGAAACGCTGCGCGATATGGTGGATGACCAATGCCTTGGCCCCAGCACGGCCTGCATTGTGGATGCGGCTGACGACCGGGGCATTCCGTCGATCCGCCTGTCGGACGGCAACCTCGTGCAACTGGGCTACGGCGCACGCCAGCGCCGCATCTGGACGGCCGAGACGGACCGCACCAGCGCCATTGCCGAATCGATCTCGCGCGACAAGGACCTTACGAAAAGCTTATTGCAGTCGTGCGGCGTGCCCGTGCCGGAAGGCCGCATGGTCGACAGCGCCGAAGACGCCTGGGAGGCCGCTGAAGACATCGGCGTGCCCGTGGTCGTTAAACCGTATGACGGCAACCACGGCCGCGGCGTGTTCACCAACCTGATGACGCGCGAAGAGGTGGAAACCGCTTACGCGGTGGCCATCGAAGAGGGCAACGGCGTGATCGTCGAGCGCTTCGTCTCCGGCAACGAACACCGCCTGCTGGTGGTGGGCGGCCGTGTGGCGGCGGCGGCCATGGGCGAGACCGCGTCGGTTGTCGGCGATGGCACCTCCACCATCGAGGAGTTGATCGAATCGCAGATCAACGCCGACCCGCGCCGTGGCCCGACCGAAGAGCACCCGTTGAACCCCGTGCGCCTGGATTCCGCCGCGCGCCTGGAGCTCAAGCGCCAGGGCTATGCCGATGGCACCGCCGTGCCGCCCGCAGGCCGCACCGTGCTGATCCAGCGCAACGGCAACGTCGCATTTGATGTGACCGACCGTGTACACCCGAGCGTGGCGGCCCACGTGTCGCTGGCGGCACGGGTGGTCGGGCTGGACATTGCCGGCGTGGATCTGGTGGCCGAAGACATTTCGCGCCCGCTGGACGAACAGCGCGGCGCCGTTGTTGAAGTGAACGCCGGGCCGGGTTTGCTGATGCATATCCGCCCCGCCCAGGGTGAACCGCGCCCGGTGGGCCGTGCGATTGTCGACCACCTGTTCTCCGGCAAGGACGGCGTGCAGGACGACGGCCGCATTCCCATCGTCGGCATTACGGGCACCAACGGCAAAACTGTCGTCGCCAAGCTGGTGGCGCAATTACTGCAGCTCTCGGGCAAACACACGGGCCTGGGCTGCAGCGACGGCCTGTACCTGGACCACCGCCAAGTGGAAGGCACGGCCCGCAGCGACCGCGCTGCCTGGGACGCCTGCCACCGCATCCTGATGAACCGCGCGGTGGAAGCTGCCGTGTTCGAGAACGACAGCGGCATGATCCTGTCGCAAGGGCTGCCGTATGACCGCTGCCAGGTCGGCGTGGTCACCAACTTCGACAAGCCCGATCACCTGGGCGACTTCTACGTCGAAGACGAAGACCGCATGTACAGCGTCCTGCGCACGCAGATTGACGTGGTGCTGAAGACCGGCGTGGGCGTGCTTAATGCCGCCGACGCACGCTTGGTCGAGATGGCCGAGTTGTGCGATGGCGAGGTGATCTTCTTCGCCCTGTCCGGCGACCTGCCGGCCATTGCCGCGCACCGTGCCGAGGGCAAGCGGGCGGTGTTCGTGCGCGACGGCAAGGTAGTGCTTGCCACTGGCCAAACGGAAGTGGCACTGGCCGATGTCTCGGCTATCCCGCTCGCTTACGCGGGCCGGGTGCCGTTCCAGATCGAGAACGTGCTGGCCGCCGTGGCGACCGGCTGGGCGCTGGGTATCTCACATGAGTTGATCCGTGCCGGCATCGTCACGTTTGACGTTGGCCAGGTGGATGTACCGGGGCGCTTTACGCTGTTCCAGCACAACGGCGCCACCATCGTGGTGGATGACGCGCACAACGCGTCAGCGCTGCAAGCGCTGGCCGGTGCGCTGGACAACTTCCCGGCAGAACGCCGGACATTGGTGTTTGGCGCTGGTCTGCAACGTCGCGACGAAGACCTCGTGGCACAGGGCACGGTGATCGGTCAAACGTTCGACCGCGTGCTGCTGTGCGAAGACGCCAGCGTCAAGCGCGCTGATGCCCAGTTCGAGCCCCAGGCGCGTGCGCTGCTCAAGCAGGGGATGCAGCAAGGCGGCCGCGTGGCCGAGGTCGTCATCGACGGGGGCAAACGCCAGGATGCCGTGGAAGCGGCACTGTCGCAGCTCGCGCCTGGCGATCTGCTGGTCCTGCAATGCGACGAATGCGCGATTGATGCCACCGTCGAGCAAGTCCATCAGTGGATGGGCCGCACGGAACACCGGGCCTGA
- a CDS encoding amidohydrolase family protein has translation MHNTPQDILIRRPIAVMTGLRGDAARAGAVDIRIVGGRIAEMAPDLTPRPGERVIDASDCLVYPGWINTHHHLFQNLLKAVPEGMNQDLQGWLASVPYPRLPLFTPELMRTAARLGMAELLLSGATTCADHHYLYHAGGGTESGDMLFDVADEFGMRFVLCRGGAVESANSHPGFSKTALQPETFDQMVADIERLKNRYHDDAPDAMRRVVVAPTTPTFSLPPALLVEMAHVARAMNLRMHTHLSETDNYVRFCREKYNCLPVEFVAEHEWLGPDVWFAHMVHMQPAEIRMLAQTGTGVAHCPVSNSRLGSGIAPVPQMAAAGVPVSLGVDGVASNESGSMTGEVNTAWLIHRAAQGASATTAEEVIHWATAGGARVLGLGEVGTLQVGQAADLVLYDINHPRFYGFHDPAIAPVAAGEPITVRTSIIGGRVVVDEGVVCGLDVASIRAQASQGVADLMACA, from the coding sequence ATGCACAACACGCCTCAAGACATCCTGATCCGCCGCCCCATAGCCGTTATGACCGGCCTGCGTGGCGACGCGGCGCGCGCGGGAGCCGTCGACATCCGCATCGTCGGCGGCCGCATCGCCGAGATGGCCCCCGACCTCACGCCCCGCCCCGGCGAGCGCGTGATCGACGCCAGCGATTGCCTGGTCTACCCCGGCTGGATCAACACGCACCACCACCTGTTCCAGAACCTGCTCAAGGCCGTGCCGGAAGGCATGAACCAGGACCTGCAAGGGTGGCTGGCCAGCGTGCCGTATCCGCGCCTGCCGCTGTTCACACCAGAGCTGATGCGCACGGCTGCGCGCCTGGGCATGGCAGAGCTGCTGCTGTCGGGGGCCACCACCTGTGCCGACCATCACTACCTCTATCACGCCGGTGGCGGCACCGAGTCGGGTGACATGCTGTTCGACGTGGCTGACGAGTTCGGCATGCGCTTCGTGCTGTGCCGCGGTGGTGCGGTTGAATCGGCCAACAGCCACCCGGGTTTCTCGAAGACGGCGCTGCAACCCGAGACGTTCGACCAGATGGTGGCCGACATCGAGCGGCTCAAAAATCGCTATCACGACGACGCGCCTGACGCGATGCGCCGTGTGGTGGTCGCACCGACCACGCCCACCTTCTCGCTGCCGCCCGCGCTGCTGGTAGAGATGGCACACGTGGCACGCGCCATGAACCTGCGCATGCACACGCACTTGTCTGAGACCGACAACTACGTGCGCTTCTGCCGCGAGAAATACAACTGCCTGCCGGTGGAGTTCGTGGCTGAACACGAGTGGCTGGGGCCGGACGTCTGGTTTGCGCACATGGTGCACATGCAGCCGGCGGAGATCCGCATGCTCGCGCAAACCGGCACCGGCGTCGCGCACTGCCCGGTCAGCAACAGCCGGCTGGGCAGCGGCATCGCACCGGTGCCGCAAATGGCCGCGGCCGGCGTGCCGGTGTCGCTGGGGGTGGACGGTGTAGCGTCGAACGAATCGGGCAGCATGACCGGCGAGGTCAACACTGCGTGGCTGATCCACCGCGCCGCACAGGGCGCCAGCGCCACCACCGCCGAAGAGGTGATCCACTGGGCCACGGCCGGCGGTGCGCGCGTGCTGGGTCTGGGCGAAGTCGGCACGCTGCAGGTCGGGCAAGCCGCCGATCTGGTGCTCTACGACATCAACCACCCGCGCTTCTACGGCTTCCACGACCCGGCGATCGCACCCGTGGCGGCCGGCGAGCCCATCACCGTGCGCACCAGCATCATTGGTGGGCGTGTGGTGGTGGATGAAGGTGTGGTGTGCGGGCTGGATGTGGCGAGCATCCGCGCGCAGGCCAGCCAGGGCGTGGCTGACCTGATGGCATGCGCTTGA
- a CDS encoding CobW family GTP-binding protein: protein MTTHAHPNAVLPGPNTKIPVTILTGFLGAGKTTLLNYILRENHGRKIAVIENEFGEVGIDGGLVMASENEEIYEMVNGCVCCTAEVREDLVRIVRQLVARPERLDHILVETSGLADPYPVAQSFFIDDPIAEHVELDAIVTMVDAKHIGAHLDDLQLDGVDNQAVDQIVCADRIVINKVDLVDAEAVNALRGRVRGLNATADIVTSSYAEIDLNKIIGVGAFEATQKLLEIGAEHGEHHDHDHHDHDEHAHDHEHVHADAHDHEPDHQHDPSVSSVGFDVPADVDLARFHTWIEALRNEQAETLYRMKGILAVQGQAQRYVLQGVHSLIDFRATQPWGSEARSSKIVFIGRDLDRAALQDGFNACLAA, encoded by the coding sequence ATGACCACCCATGCCCACCCGAACGCCGTGCTTCCCGGCCCGAACACCAAGATCCCGGTCACCATCCTGACCGGCTTCCTGGGCGCCGGCAAAACCACGCTGCTCAACTACATCCTGCGCGAAAACCACGGCCGCAAGATTGCCGTGATCGAAAACGAATTCGGCGAGGTCGGGATCGACGGTGGCCTGGTGATGGCCTCGGAGAACGAGGAGATTTACGAGATGGTCAACGGCTGCGTGTGCTGCACGGCCGAAGTGCGCGAAGACCTCGTACGCATCGTGCGCCAGCTCGTCGCGCGGCCTGAGCGGCTGGACCACATCCTGGTGGAAACTAGCGGCCTGGCCGATCCGTATCCGGTGGCGCAGTCGTTCTTCATCGACGACCCGATCGCCGAGCACGTGGAGTTGGACGCCATCGTCACCATGGTTGATGCCAAGCACATCGGCGCGCATCTGGACGACCTGCAACTGGATGGCGTCGACAACCAGGCCGTCGACCAGATCGTCTGCGCAGACCGCATCGTCATCAACAAGGTGGACCTGGTCGACGCCGAAGCCGTCAACGCGCTGCGCGGTCGCGTGCGCGGACTGAACGCCACGGCCGACATCGTCACCTCCAGCTATGCCGAGATCGACCTGAACAAGATCATCGGTGTAGGCGCGTTCGAAGCCACGCAGAAGCTGCTGGAGATCGGCGCCGAGCATGGCGAGCATCACGATCATGACCACCATGATCACGACGAACATGCCCACGACCATGAGCACGTTCACGCTGATGCACACGATCACGAGCCCGACCACCAGCACGATCCGAGTGTCAGCTCGGTGGGCTTTGACGTGCCGGCCGACGTGGACCTCGCCCGCTTCCATACCTGGATCGAAGCCCTGCGCAACGAGCAGGCGGAAACGCTGTACCGCATGAAGGGCATCCTGGCCGTGCAGGGCCAGGCGCAGCGTTACGTGCTGCAGGGTGTGCACAGCCTCATCGATTTTCGCGCAACGCAGCCCTGGGGCAGCGAAGCGCGCAGCAGCAAGATCGTCTTCATCGGCCGCGACCTTGATCGCGCGGCCCTGCAGGACGGTTTCAACGCGTGTCTGGCGGCGTGA
- a CDS encoding nucleobase:cation symporter-2 family protein, with translation MTTAVHPVDQILSTRQMLTLGLQHMAVSYIGAIAVPLIIASALKMSQADTIVLISTTLFCSGIATLLQTIGFWKFGVRLPILQGVAFSSVGPVIAIGTNPAVGFAGVCGAVITAGLFTLLAAPLVGRLRRFFPPVVTGCIVTVIGLQLFPVAYDWVGGGRNAANFGAPLYLMVAVVVVLTILLINRFGTPLLRNLAVLIGMIVGTLLGCALGMGDFHGVADAPWATLPVPFHFGMPVFALVPALTMIVVMIVQMVESMGLFLAIGDIVEKPIAEEEAINGLRANGLASAIAGMFAAFPFIAFMENVGLVVLTGVRSRWVVAVSGVLMCLVALVPKAGAVIAATPPAALGGAGIAMFGVVAAAGIQTLARVDYEENRYNVLIVGFTIAAALIPVLAPALFKQMPDWAQPFLHSGVVIACLVSVALNLLLNGTEEAHVPSNIVRTAGRA, from the coding sequence ATGACAACAGCCGTACACCCGGTCGACCAGATTCTGTCGACCCGACAGATGTTGACGCTGGGCTTGCAGCATATGGCGGTGTCGTACATCGGCGCCATCGCGGTGCCGCTGATCATTGCATCGGCACTCAAGATGTCGCAGGCGGACACCATTGTCCTCATCAGCACCACGTTGTTCTGCTCGGGGATCGCCACGCTGTTACAGACCATCGGGTTCTGGAAGTTCGGTGTACGGTTGCCGATCCTGCAGGGGGTCGCGTTCAGCAGCGTGGGGCCGGTGATTGCCATCGGCACCAACCCTGCCGTAGGTTTCGCGGGCGTGTGCGGTGCGGTCATTACGGCCGGTCTGTTTACGCTGCTCGCCGCACCGCTGGTGGGGCGGCTGCGGCGATTTTTTCCACCGGTGGTCACGGGCTGTATCGTGACCGTCATCGGCCTGCAGCTCTTTCCGGTCGCCTATGACTGGGTGGGCGGCGGGCGCAACGCCGCCAACTTCGGTGCCCCGCTGTACCTGATGGTGGCGGTGGTCGTGGTGCTCACCATCCTCCTCATCAACCGCTTTGGCACGCCGCTGCTGCGCAACCTCGCGGTGCTGATTGGCATGATCGTCGGCACGTTGCTTGGCTGCGCGCTGGGCATGGGCGACTTCCACGGCGTGGCAGACGCCCCGTGGGCCACGCTGCCGGTGCCGTTTCACTTCGGGATGCCTGTCTTTGCCCTGGTGCCGGCGCTGACCATGATCGTGGTGATGATCGTGCAGATGGTGGAATCGATGGGCCTGTTCCTGGCCATCGGCGACATCGTCGAGAAGCCCATCGCGGAAGAAGAAGCCATCAACGGCCTGCGCGCCAACGGCCTGGCCAGTGCCATTGCCGGCATGTTCGCGGCCTTCCCGTTCATCGCGTTCATGGAGAACGTCGGGCTGGTGGTGCTCACCGGCGTACGCAGCCGCTGGGTGGTGGCCGTGAGCGGCGTGCTGATGTGCCTGGTGGCGCTGGTGCCCAAGGCGGGTGCTGTGATTGCCGCCACGCCGCCGGCCGCGCTGGGCGGCGCCGGTATCGCCATGTTCGGTGTGGTGGCCGCTGCGGGCATCCAGACGCTGGCCCGCGTGGACTACGAAGAGAACCGCTACAACGTGCTGATCGTGGGCTTCACGATTGCAGCCGCGCTGATCCCGGTGCTCGCCCCGGCGCTGTTCAAGCAGATGCCCGACTGGGCGCAGCCGTTCCTGCACAGCGGCGTGGTCATCGCCTGCCTGGTGTCGGTGGCACTGAACCTGCTGCTCAACGGTACCGAAGAAGCGCACGTGCCATCCAACATCGTGCGTACGGCTGGCCGTGCCTGA